In Calditrichota bacterium, the following proteins share a genomic window:
- a CDS encoding outer membrane lipoprotein-sorting protein, with the protein MHTKNKILLAGLIVFLSMSFSLSQAQNISVDQLKQNIQKRLEQRNQRIKDYQCDMTSNRVTSTPRGDMEMESKFKIYFKSPDQRKVEFVEGKRGDRKITAQDMNRRGGRRGGNRRGFGNSQSQFDISKYLDNIKLAGTENIEGTDTYKLSIKVADKEDQFKSITVWIDQKTFDVVKYEAKFRPTDRLESGEIVRIFASVGPDGAWVPVKGSSERYMVFDTPMGEMDIESTGTTTFKNYKFNIGLKDDIFKTEK; encoded by the coding sequence ATGCACACGAAAAACAAAATCTTGCTTGCCGGATTAATTGTCTTTCTATCGATGAGCTTTTCGTTAAGTCAGGCGCAAAACATCTCTGTTGATCAGCTCAAACAAAATATTCAAAAACGGCTTGAACAAAGAAATCAACGCATCAAAGATTACCAGTGCGACATGACCTCGAACCGCGTTACTTCAACGCCCAGGGGCGACATGGAAATGGAGAGCAAGTTTAAAATCTATTTTAAAAGTCCGGATCAGCGCAAGGTTGAATTTGTCGAAGGCAAGCGCGGGGACCGGAAAATTACCGCCCAAGACATGAATCGTCGCGGCGGGCGAAGAGGCGGAAATCGAAGAGGTTTCGGCAATTCACAGAGCCAATTTGATATTAGCAAATATCTGGACAATATTAAACTAGCGGGCACAGAAAATATCGAAGGAACGGATACCTATAAACTGTCAATAAAAGTCGCGGACAAAGAAGACCAGTTCAAGTCAATTACCGTTTGGATTGACCAAAAAACTTTTGACGTCGTCAAATATGAGGCAAAATTTCGTCCAACCGATCGCCTGGAATCAGGTGAGATTGTTCGAATTTTTGCTTCTGTCGGCCCCGACGGCGCGTGGGTTCCGGTCAAGGGAAGCTCGGAAAGATACATGGTGTTTGATACGCCAATGGGGGAAATGGATATTGAATCCACGGGCACAACAACTTTTAAAAATTACAAATTCAACATCGGGTTGAAAGACGATATTTTTAAGACAGAAAAATAG
- a CDS encoding T9SS type A sorting domain-containing protein: MKNGLLLFFLILTIVIVNVPAICGAHRSYEPIVLSADSLNFFQGLPVERLFLFSYNSQKESWKVVPFQIDEIDTSVKSEEKYFGNNDGLFNASDELVFLTNSLGDQAPAEKWVAGADTVRLELNFFDPLNQKSGYVYLYYSPEQSYSVPNPYEMSYHADTDQIETLHYLAGFNNTGQLGDVAIKNASGGSGEDIFDRVKIRFYLSFFTLFLAVDEDSIIFDHAYAKAGPVRVIRNVAANFVYRPLFSGEQFTQTSFFYPWHGEFKLVDIPVGELTGFPFVEIDEFRLSWDMNSNAAGMKLFSAKNQSGVTIDGDQAADSFNPACFSDQLNWTLANGDQGSLLNIFYVPAFGDSIRLYYHDATDGSTGDYQPLFSYDTGDQMSYGDNGFSLIGNLEFYITPQTTFQFLYYNFFLGKNFTPDSAAILTEYLSTPLGFSAAQQKIVTTNVENSRNSSKIEVFELRQNYPNPFNSTTTIQFLLPSASSVKLFIYDVSGRNLKRLAEGNFSGGLHSLSWNGTNQIGRALPSGVYFYKLITDFGTEARKLLLIK; encoded by the coding sequence ATGAAAAATGGATTATTATTATTTTTTTTAATTTTAACAATAGTAATCGTCAATGTCCCGGCAATCTGCGGCGCGCATCGCTCCTACGAGCCGATCGTGCTTTCCGCGGATTCATTAAATTTTTTCCAGGGCTTGCCCGTGGAAAGGCTATTTTTATTTTCCTACAACTCGCAAAAAGAGTCCTGGAAGGTTGTGCCTTTTCAAATTGACGAAATTGACACCTCAGTGAAGTCGGAAGAAAAATATTTTGGCAATAACGATGGTCTATTCAATGCCAGCGACGAACTGGTTTTTTTGACGAACAGCCTCGGCGATCAGGCTCCGGCGGAAAAATGGGTCGCCGGCGCAGACACGGTGCGATTGGAACTCAATTTTTTTGATCCGTTAAATCAAAAGTCCGGCTATGTCTATCTTTATTATTCTCCCGAACAAAGTTATTCCGTACCCAATCCCTACGAAATGAGCTACCACGCTGATACGGATCAGATTGAAACTTTGCATTATCTCGCGGGCTTTAATAATACCGGTCAATTAGGCGATGTTGCGATCAAAAATGCGAGCGGCGGATCAGGGGAAGATATTTTTGACCGCGTAAAAATCAGGTTCTATTTGTCATTTTTCACGCTCTTTTTGGCAGTGGATGAAGACAGCATAATTTTTGACCACGCGTACGCCAAAGCGGGCCCGGTGCGCGTCATTCGCAATGTCGCGGCAAATTTTGTCTACCGTCCTCTCTTTTCCGGCGAACAATTCACTCAGACTTCCTTTTTCTACCCTTGGCACGGCGAATTTAAATTGGTCGATATTCCTGTCGGTGAATTAACCGGATTTCCGTTTGTGGAAATTGACGAATTTCGCCTGTCGTGGGACATGAACAGCAACGCCGCCGGGATGAAACTTTTTAGCGCTAAAAACCAAAGCGGCGTCACCATCGACGGCGATCAGGCGGCCGACTCTTTTAATCCGGCCTGTTTTTCCGATCAACTCAACTGGACGCTTGCCAACGGGGACCAGGGAAGTTTGCTCAATATTTTTTATGTTCCGGCCTTCGGAGATTCCATTCGGCTTTACTACCACGACGCCACAGACGGCTCGACCGGAGACTATCAGCCGCTTTTTTCTTACGACACCGGTGATCAAATGTCCTATGGTGACAACGGGTTTTCCCTCATCGGCAATCTGGAATTCTACATCACACCGCAAACGACGTTCCAATTCCTCTATTACAATTTCTTTCTGGGCAAGAATTTCACTCCCGACAGCGCCGCAATTTTGACGGAATATTTGTCAACGCCGCTTGGTTTTTCCGCTGCACAACAAAAAATTGTCACAACCAATGTCGAAAATAGCCGTAATTCCTCAAAAATTGAAGTATTTGAACTGAGACAAAATTACCCCAATCCATTCAATTCCACAACCACCATTCAGTTTCTGCTCCCCTCAGCATCTTCTGTTAAATTATTCATCTATGACGTTTCAGGAAGAAATTTGAAGCGACTTGCCGAAGGAAATTTCTCCGGCGGGCTGCATTCGCTTTCCTGGAATGGAACAAATCAAATCGGGCGGGCGTTACCAAGTGGTGTCTATTTTTACAAATTGATTACCGACTTTGGAACAGAAGCGCGCAAGCTCCTTTTAATCAAATAG
- the miaA gene encoding tRNA (adenosine(37)-N6)-dimethylallyltransferase MiaA produces the protein MAHAILTEEANSAKVIFVIGPTGVGKTELSLVLAEKLGNAEIVSADSRQVYKYMDIGTAKPTPEELARIKHHFIDIKFPDEYYSAGQFGREARQTIRQLMQQNKTPLVVGGSGLYIRALADGFFEKEIFDPQVKLRLKQEISANGAEKAYERLKRIDPDGAEKIHPNDAHRIVRALEVYELTGAPLSQFQKQAAQKAGFEPLFFGLTRERQKLYQMIEQRVDHMLEQGLVEEVRDLRNRGYSADLNSMQTVGYREVFDYLRGDTDYDEMARLIKQHTRNYAKRQLTWFRKDERIRWVNLDEGEAKDKWLQIILAELEEG, from the coding sequence ATGGCACACGCAATTCTTACAGAAGAAGCAAATTCCGCAAAAGTTATTTTCGTCATTGGTCCCACCGGAGTCGGCAAGACGGAGCTGTCGCTTGTGCTCGCTGAAAAGCTTGGCAACGCAGAGATCGTCTCGGCAGATTCACGGCAAGTGTACAAATACATGGACATCGGAACCGCTAAACCAACGCCGGAAGAACTTGCTCGCATTAAACATCATTTTATTGACATTAAATTTCCCGATGAATATTACAGCGCCGGGCAGTTTGGCAGAGAAGCGCGCCAGACCATTCGACAATTAATGCAGCAAAATAAAACTCCGCTGGTGGTCGGCGGTTCTGGGCTGTACATTCGGGCATTGGCGGACGGATTTTTTGAAAAAGAGATTTTCGACCCTCAGGTAAAATTGCGGCTAAAACAGGAAATCAGCGCAAACGGCGCGGAAAAGGCTTACGAACGATTGAAACGGATTGATCCTGACGGCGCGGAAAAAATTCACCCCAACGACGCTCATCGCATCGTGCGTGCGCTGGAAGTTTACGAATTGACTGGGGCGCCGCTGTCGCAATTTCAAAAACAGGCGGCGCAAAAAGCGGGCTTCGAACCGCTATTTTTCGGACTCACACGCGAGCGGCAAAAATTGTATCAGATGATCGAACAGCGCGTGGATCACATGCTGGAACAGGGTTTGGTGGAAGAAGTGCGCGATTTGCGGAATCGGGGATATTCCGCGGATTTGAATAGTATGCAGACTGTTGGCTATCGCGAAGTTTTTGACTATTTGCGCGGCGATACGGATTACGACGAAATGGCGCGACTGATCAAACAGCACACCCGAAACTACGCCAAGCGACAACTCACCTGGTTTCGAAAGGATGAGCGGATTCGTTGGGTCAATTTAGACGAAGGCGAGGCCAAGGACAAATGGTTGCAAATAATTTTAGCAGAACTTGAGGAGGGCTAA
- a CDS encoding TIGR00730 family Rossman fold protein, whose protein sequence is MPQKSNHLVNGCVEKLFIEDSWRVFRIISEFVEGFEELSHVGDCITMFGSARTKEGHPEYELAREIAKLSVKNGFGIITGGGGGIMEAGNRGASEAGGSSVGLNIDLPFEQEPNPYANLKLDFRYFFIRKVMFVKYAKAFVILPGGFGTLDEFFESITLIQTKKIHRFPVILVDSQYWKGLLEWLKSVSMSEGKISPQDLNLIHVADSAQEVIDLIIDFYQKEGR, encoded by the coding sequence ATGCCACAGAAATCGAATCATCTTGTCAATGGGTGCGTAGAAAAACTATTCATCGAAGATTCCTGGCGGGTATTCCGCATCATTTCCGAATTTGTCGAGGGTTTTGAGGAACTCTCGCACGTTGGCGATTGCATCACCATGTTCGGATCGGCGCGCACGAAAGAGGGACATCCGGAATACGAATTAGCGCGTGAAATTGCCAAACTGTCCGTAAAAAACGGCTTTGGAATCATTACCGGCGGCGGCGGCGGAATCATGGAAGCTGGCAATCGCGGCGCCAGCGAAGCAGGCGGCAGTTCCGTTGGCTTAAATATCGACTTGCCTTTTGAGCAAGAGCCCAATCCTTACGCCAATCTCAAACTGGATTTCCGCTATTTTTTCATCCGCAAAGTGATGTTTGTGAAATATGCCAAAGCGTTCGTCATTCTTCCCGGCGGGTTCGGCACGCTGGACGAATTTTTTGAGTCCATCACTTTAATTCAAACAAAAAAAATTCATCGCTTTCCGGTTATTTTGGTCGATAGCCAGTACTGGAAAGGTCTTTTGGAATGGCTAAAATCAGTCAGCATGTCCGAAGGAAAAATTTCTCCCCAAGACTTGAACTTAATTCATGTCGCCGACTCGGCGCAGGAAGTAATTGATTTGATCATTGATTTTTATCAAAAAGAAGGCCGATAA
- a CDS encoding DUF3078 domain-containing protein has product MYKFLTGIFLLLVATSLAVRAQEKEAPKFGWQKSMVAGLNLTQTSFDNWTQGGENSFAWQANLNFKFVDDQEKWNWSNTGKFNYGSTKIGDEEMKKSIDEIKLETVYTYKIGKLLNPFAAATGETQFAPGYNYGNNTKAQISAFMDPGYFRESAGIGYKPNETIQTRLGGAMKQTVTRNYPSPYADDPSTIDTIEKIKNEIGLESVTDLNLKVSENSLLTSKLELFSTLTTAKEVDVNWDTIFTTKISKYFSVNFNFKLFYDRDISVKRQIKQAIALGFTYNLL; this is encoded by the coding sequence ATGTACAAATTTTTGACGGGAATTTTTCTTTTGCTGGTCGCGACCTCGCTTGCCGTTCGGGCGCAAGAAAAAGAGGCGCCGAAATTTGGCTGGCAAAAATCCATGGTCGCCGGTCTCAATTTGACGCAGACCAGTTTCGACAACTGGACGCAAGGCGGGGAGAATTCTTTCGCCTGGCAAGCGAATTTGAATTTCAAATTTGTCGATGATCAGGAGAAATGGAACTGGTCCAACACTGGCAAATTCAATTACGGTTCGACCAAAATCGGCGATGAGGAAATGAAAAAATCCATCGACGAGATCAAGCTGGAAACCGTTTACACTTACAAAATCGGGAAGCTTCTCAATCCGTTCGCCGCCGCCACCGGAGAAACGCAATTCGCACCAGGCTACAACTACGGGAACAATACAAAAGCACAGATTTCCGCATTCATGGATCCGGGCTATTTCCGTGAAAGCGCTGGCATTGGCTACAAGCCCAACGAAACGATCCAGACGCGGCTCGGCGGCGCCATGAAGCAAACCGTTACCAGAAATTATCCGTCGCCTTACGCTGACGATCCTTCCACAATTGACACTATTGAAAAAATCAAGAATGAGATCGGACTGGAATCCGTGACTGATTTGAATTTAAAGGTATCGGAAAATTCTCTGCTCACGTCAAAATTGGAATTATTCTCAACATTGACGACTGCCAAAGAAGTGGATGTAAACTGGGACACTATTTTTACCACAAAAATTTCTAAATATTTTTCCGTAAATTTCAATTTCAAACTTTTTTACGACAGAGATATTTCCGTAAAACGTCAGATCAAACAAGCGATTGCATTAGGGTTTACCTATAATTTGCTTTAG